From the Candidatus Saccharimonadaceae bacterium ML1 genome, one window contains:
- the menH gene encoding 2-succinyl-6-hydroxy-2, 4-cyclohexadiene-1-carboxylate synthase, with product MKRSTRPPSLRQIAAALGCEERQRNGICWLECNTSANKVAVVVHGVTGGKIDMMPLARQYVRAGYAVYAVDLPGHGGSELPELRSYDDLAAWLARVIDAIGRTPDLLSSNSYGSSVVYRYMVNGLLPQKTRVVLACPTPHTSQVSNALQVVSTHMPKKAFWAVYNIYLGQLIRGVVGMNTYDRDTWSWFLESEKYKKATTTLRTSTILSTLLYNDNPFTASPSLEVQRRITVVMGARDRVVSEKARNAMRQLLPEAKIRIVPSAGHILHFEAWRDLLPDEPGARNMIY from the coding sequence ATGAAACGATCAACACGACCGCCAAGCTTAAGGCAGATCGCTGCAGCGCTCGGCTGCGAGGAGCGCCAGCGAAACGGAATCTGCTGGTTGGAGTGCAACACGAGTGCCAATAAAGTTGCGGTTGTAGTCCACGGCGTGACAGGTGGTAAAATTGACATGATGCCGCTTGCTAGGCAATATGTGCGTGCCGGTTATGCTGTGTATGCCGTTGATTTGCCGGGGCATGGCGGCTCGGAGCTGCCGGAACTGCGGTCGTACGATGATTTAGCGGCGTGGTTGGCGCGCGTGATTGATGCGATTGGACGGACGCCGGATTTGCTGAGTAGTAATTCATATGGTTCGTCTGTCGTGTATCGTTATATGGTTAACGGTTTGTTGCCGCAAAAAACGCGTGTTGTGCTTGCTTGCCCGACGCCTCATACGTCGCAGGTTTCAAATGCATTGCAGGTTGTTTCGACACACATGCCAAAAAAAGCGTTTTGGGCTGTGTATAATATCTACCTTGGACAATTGATTCGCGGTGTGGTCGGTATGAATACGTATGATCGCGACACGTGGTCGTGGTTTCTTGAGTCTGAAAAATACAAAAAAGCAACAACGACACTGCGGACATCGACTATATTATCAACGCTACTTTATAACGATAACCCATTTACAGCGTCCCCTTCCCTAGAAGTTCAGCGGCGTATTACGGTCGTGATGGGAGCAAGAGATAGGGTCGTCTCCGAGAAGGCGCGCAATGCGATGCGCCAGCTTTTACCTGAGGCGAAGATCCGTATCGTACCAAGTGCCGGTCATATTCTGCACTTTGAAGCTTGGCGCGATTTGCTGCCTGACGAGCCGGGTGCGCGCAATATGATATACTAA
- a CDS encoding glycosyltransferase family 4 protein: protein MRIGLFIDDYLPSVHGVATSTATYKQALEDLGHEVFVVAPKVEDYDDYDDHVIRMPSSKNYVFEKREMAYIYPGLAKRLDEYDFDVVHSQTQFYLGVLAHSVAKRQNIPHVTTIHTLYTELIDDYPFMVTAGLIAATVAFPVVLRTKPIMPKMSREQIRELDRSKIKDMLSRQGWRLTAAFANKCDACLSPSKHLAKILVDEGGLTTPYYIFPNSIDTKKYRHARAIDSPIAKKRGEKFIICVARLSPEKRQMALVEAMPHIADETIKLVLVGGGPYERELRDRVAELGLEDRVIFTGMCSSAQVASLLKQADVFALASYHFDNQPMTFLEAAAAGLPIVYCDERLTEALTPKNSILTGGIEGEDFARVLTDILSDREKLKRLSAGALRVAKAFDSETMAKKLVGLYQRLIDARRELEE from the coding sequence ATGAGAATTGGACTGTTTATCGACGATTATTTACCGTCGGTGCACGGCGTGGCAACGTCGACAGCAACATACAAGCAAGCGCTGGAGGATTTAGGGCACGAGGTGTTTGTTGTTGCTCCGAAAGTCGAAGATTATGACGATTATGACGACCACGTAATTCGTATGCCGTCGTCAAAGAATTATGTGTTTGAAAAGCGCGAAATGGCGTATATTTACCCGGGGCTTGCAAAACGCCTTGACGAATATGACTTTGATGTCGTACATAGCCAGACGCAGTTTTATTTAGGTGTGTTAGCGCACAGTGTTGCGAAGCGCCAGAATATTCCGCATGTCACGACAATCCACACGCTCTACACCGAGCTCATTGACGATTATCCGTTTATGGTGACGGCAGGGCTGATCGCAGCAACGGTAGCGTTTCCCGTGGTGCTGAGAACGAAGCCGATTATGCCGAAAATGTCGCGCGAGCAGATCCGCGAGCTTGATCGCAGTAAGATCAAAGATATGCTATCGCGTCAAGGCTGGCGGCTGACGGCAGCGTTTGCGAATAAGTGCGATGCGTGTTTATCGCCGTCGAAACATTTAGCGAAGATTCTGGTCGACGAAGGCGGCTTGACGACGCCGTATTATATTTTCCCGAATAGTATTGATACGAAAAAATATCGTCATGCGCGTGCTATAGATTCGCCAATTGCAAAAAAGCGCGGTGAAAAATTTATCATTTGCGTGGCGCGGCTCAGCCCCGAGAAACGGCAAATGGCGCTTGTCGAGGCGATGCCGCATATCGCCGATGAGACGATCAAGCTCGTGCTCGTCGGCGGCGGCCCGTACGAACGCGAACTGCGTGATCGCGTGGCGGAATTAGGGTTAGAAGACCGCGTGATATTTACGGGGATGTGCTCAAGCGCGCAGGTAGCGTCGCTGCTGAAACAGGCGGATGTGTTCGCGCTTGCGTCGTATCATTTCGATAATCAGCCGATGACGTTTCTGGAAGCAGCAGCAGCAGGTTTGCCGATTGTGTACTGCGACGAGCGCTTGACTGAGGCGCTTACGCCGAAGAACTCAATTTTGACCGGCGGTATTGAAGGTGAAGATTTTGCGCGCGTCTTGACTGATATACTCAGCGACCGCGAGAAACTTAAGCGCTTATCGGCAGGCGCATTGCGCGTCGCGAAAGCGTTCGACTCAGAAACGATGGCGAAAAAACTTGTTGGATTGTATCAGCGCCTGATTGATGCGCGGCGGGAACTTGAGGAATAA
- the smpB gene encoding Small protein B codes for MSKKRPHSKKHASSSAIINRRARFDYTLDDEIVAGLALTSLEVRAARDGHVQLKGAFVTVKNGELWLNNASFSLRHNERGKPEARTVDTSPRKLLANRKQIDQLTASRTQGMTIVPTKLLTQGRFIKLVIALGKGKKRYDKRETIKRRDQDREAKRLMR; via the coding sequence ATGAGCAAGAAGCGCCCGCACAGCAAAAAACACGCTAGTTCGTCCGCGATCATTAACCGCCGGGCACGGTTTGATTATACACTGGACGACGAAATTGTAGCAGGGCTAGCGCTCACCAGCCTAGAGGTTCGCGCCGCCCGTGACGGGCATGTACAGCTAAAAGGTGCGTTCGTTACAGTAAAAAATGGAGAATTATGGCTAAATAACGCTAGTTTCAGCCTACGCCATAACGAGCGCGGCAAGCCCGAAGCGCGCACGGTTGATACAAGCCCGCGCAAGCTGCTTGCAAACCGCAAACAAATCGACCAGCTCACCGCAAGCCGTACGCAAGGCATGACAATCGTGCCGACAAAATTACTGACGCAGGGACGATTTATCAAGCTCGTTATCGCGCTCGGTAAAGGCAAAAAGCGCTACGATAAACGCGAAACTATCAAACGCCGCGACCAAGACCGCGAGGCAAAGCGGCTGATGCGCTAA
- a CDS encoding ParB domain-containing protein: MCAILELMNYEGSQALRVSKCSAEFNECDMSQLPFRVNELPQIRTTYDPAALQELAVSLDGGAEPPHLRQVNPIQVNEFDDASKLQAYLDEYRVFYNGDGHTVVIPDSSELERRPDGTWRVLIAGHRRCRAMRIVADKYGYALRESDVRIDVYHNLPFADAVSLQGRENEHREVDPVEAANDIARHYYYFQYKNGGRVPTQKELVLLTGYSADRVSKALRYHSLPDELKDYYTSGQLPFNIVARLRSLYDAEYSYRTQKYPQQAAGCSDELTRDALHQTAGFANELAALKSKGFGADTLREKLSAKLKSLEVVQDELFMLEETPVEYRTRTRRRYVDVMAQQLGAEIDTPPETWSPALRKFIAKAAVRAAEIDQAVIQRAEDDARVAAGSMAQVMFA; the protein is encoded by the coding sequence ATGTGCGCTATACTAGAACTCATGAATTATGAGGGTAGCCAGGCGCTGCGAGTGTCTAAATGTAGTGCTGAATTTAATGAATGCGATATGTCGCAGCTACCGTTTCGCGTCAATGAGCTGCCGCAGATTCGCACAACGTACGATCCGGCGGCGCTACAAGAGCTAGCAGTCTCGCTTGATGGCGGCGCTGAACCGCCGCACTTGCGCCAGGTTAATCCGATTCAAGTTAACGAATTTGATGATGCAAGTAAATTACAGGCATACCTAGATGAATATCGCGTATTTTATAACGGTGATGGACATACGGTTGTGATTCCGGATAGTAGTGAGCTTGAGCGCCGCCCCGACGGTACGTGGCGGGTTTTGATCGCTGGGCATCGCCGCTGCCGCGCTATGCGTATAGTCGCCGATAAATATGGGTATGCGCTTCGCGAGAGCGATGTGCGCATTGACGTGTATCATAATCTGCCATTTGCCGACGCGGTGAGTTTGCAGGGGCGCGAAAACGAGCATCGTGAAGTTGATCCGGTCGAAGCGGCGAACGATATTGCGCGGCATTATTATTACTTTCAGTATAAGAATGGCGGGCGCGTGCCGACGCAAAAAGAGTTAGTATTGCTAACTGGCTACTCTGCCGACCGTGTGAGCAAAGCGTTACGTTATCATTCTCTGCCCGATGAACTAAAAGATTATTATACGAGCGGACAATTGCCGTTTAATATTGTGGCGCGATTACGTTCGCTGTACGATGCCGAATACTCGTATCGCACGCAGAAATATCCGCAGCAAGCTGCCGGATGCTCTGATGAATTGACACGCGACGCATTGCACCAAACCGCAGGCTTTGCGAATGAGCTAGCGGCGCTTAAGTCGAAAGGTTTCGGCGCTGATACGCTGCGCGAAAAGTTAAGTGCTAAGCTGAAATCACTTGAAGTCGTGCAAGATGAACTATTTATGCTAGAGGAAACGCCGGTTGAATACCGCACGCGTACGCGTCGCCGTTATGTTGATGTAATGGCGCAGCAACTTGGTGCAGAGATTGATACACCGCCCGAAACATGGTCGCCTGCATTGCGGAAATTTATCGCGAAAGCTGCTGTCCGTGCAGCAGAGATTGATCAGGCGGTAATTCAGCGCGCCGAAGATGATGCCCGCGTTGCTGCAGGTAGTATGGCGCAAGTAATGTTTGCATAA